A single genomic interval of Anopheles marshallii chromosome 2, idAnoMarsDA_429_01, whole genome shotgun sequence harbors:
- the LOC128708312 gene encoding uncharacterized protein LOC128708312 — MAEGKGNMKGFRIEAPAPPQRTKAPDGGWGWMIVVAYGLANIMIVPVLQSFGLIFRDTFREIDISATKASIIINLASAVGMALGLFNGPLLRRYGFRKLAVAGGFLFSAGLMLTSSAVHFAHFIITYSIIASLGMGFCNSSFSLALNTYFVVRRNKAAGIAMTITGLGPILLPQLVSLLLGLYGARYCLLIIGALATHIIAGGLLLQPIKWHVLTVPGPADQLDTAPALPCPPVDVKILPVTEVGTEEGIAEEDELLEKCSFIDHDVDAQSVYGFELTSQIRQRESFSQPPGGLMSNAAGVHTIQRTKSEVLPPVRRCPSETRSLKAEPTSPAARSLRWFQSGSAESVHLGSSLAIWNDRNSSATLAEDRLMQPGEHHHHQQRRPSQRRFSSYINVRFSPLQKRWFEGSAETVNLGSSMKIFDERYAGPRRGSLGNGVPMSGGVKLPALSENQGLTDETSHLPSIVRQLENTKATSPPPSSTVPNDATCGVKSEGFLTKVVKMFDLTLLQDKVYLNMMLGMSIAVFAEINFSLLTPFILGDLGYSTEQIASIMSTLALADLLFRFISPFVGDFLKLSPRIMYMIALSMLIVTRFSILLARSYDEMVIVAFGLGVAKGVRSVYMSLVIPSYIPLKRLPSASSIQMTTNGIVLMTIGPCVGVLRDWTGSYSKSIILINGFTIVTLVMWSVELIYVHRRQNRARQKVPPPSEAVTILVS; from the exons ATggcagaaggaaaaggaaatatgAAGGGATTCAGGATAGAGGCACCGGCACCGCCACAGCGCACTAAAGCACCGGACGGAGGCTGGGGATGGATGATTGTAGTTGCCTACGGACTTGCCAAT ATCATGATCGTACCGGTGCTCCAAAGTTTCGGACTAATCTTCAGAGATACCTTCCGGGAGATTGATATTTCTGCCACGAAAGCGTCGATCATCATTAATCTGGCGTCGGCCGTCGGTATGGCGCTCGGTTTGTTCAACGGGCCACTGTTGCGAAGGTACGGCTTCCGGAAGCTGGCCGTGGCCGGTGGATTCCTCTTCTCTGCCGGCTTGATGCTGACCTCGTCGGCGGTACATTTCGCACACTTCATCATTACCTACAGTATTATAGCAT CTCTGGGGATGGGTTTCTGCAATTCGTCCTTCTCGCTAGCACTGAACACGTACTTCGTGGTGCGGCGTAACAAGGCGGCCGGTATTGCGATGACCATCACCGGATTGGGACCGATCCTGTTGCCCCAGCTGGTGTCTCTGCTTCTCGGTCTGTACGGTGCTCGGTACTGTCTGCTGATTATAGGTGCATTGGCCACGCACATCATCGCCGGAGGATTGTTACTGCAGCCAATCAAGTGGCACGTGTTGACCGTACCGGGACCGGCGGATCAGCTGGATACTGCACCGGCACTGCCTTGTCCTCCGGTGGACGTTAAAATTTTACCCGTGACCGAGGTTGGTACCGAGGAAGGTATCGCGGAAGAGGATGAATTGCTGGAAAAGTGCAGCTTCATCGATCACGATGTAGATGCGCAGAGTGTCTACGGGTTCGAGCTGACATCGCAGATCCGTCAGCGCGAATCGTTCTCTCAACCACCGGGTGGATTAATGTCCAACGCTGCAGGGGTGCACACGATTCAACGAACGAAAAGCGAAG TTCTGCCCCCTGTTCGGCGATGCCCTTCAGAAACGCGTTCTCTAAAGGCTGAACCAACGTCACCAGCAGCCCGTTCCTTACGCTGGTTCCAGTCGGGCTCTGCGGAAAGTGTACATCTCGGCAGCTCACTAGCCATATGGAACGATCGCAATTCATCGGCCACTTTAGCCGAGGATCGTTTGATGCAACCGGGGgaacatcaccatcatcagcagcgtCGTCCATCTCAGAGACGCTTCTCGAGCTATATTAatgtgcggttttcaccgctACAGAAGCGCTGGTTTGAGGGATCGGCCGAAACAGTCAATCTCGGCAGCTCGATGAAGATCTTCGACGAACGGTACGCAGGGCCGCGCCGAGGTTCTCTTGGCAATGGAGTTCCAATGAGTGGCGGAGTAAAACTGCCGGCCCTTAGCGAAAACCAAGGTCTCACCGATGAGACTTCCCACCTGCCGTCGATTGTGCGACAGCTCGAAAATACTAAAGCTACCTCACCCCCACCGTCCTCCACCGTGCCAAATGACGCCACCTGCGGCGTAAAGTCGGAGGGATTCCTTACCAAAGTGGTCAAAATGTTTGATCTGACGCTGCTGCAGGATAAAGTGTACCTGAATATGATGCTGGGCATGTCGATTGCCGTATTTGCGGAAATTAACTTCTCCCTGCTGACGCCATTCATACTGGGCGATCTGGGATACAGCACCGAGCAGATCGCATCGATCATGTCGACGCTGGCGTTGGCCGATCTGCTGTTCCGATTCATTAGCCCGTTCGTGGGCGACTTCCTGAAGCTTAGCCCGCGCATCATGTACATGATCGCACTGTCGATGCTGATTGTGACGCGGTTTAGCATACTTTTGGCGCGATCCTACGACGAGATGGTGATCGTAGCGTTCGGACTCGGTGTCGCCAAGGGCGTGCGATCGGTGTACATGAGCCTGGTCATACCGAGCTACATACCGCTCAAACGGTTACCGTCCGCGTCGAGCATACAGATGACCACGAACGGGATCGTGCTGATGACGATCGGACCGTGTGTGGGAGTGTTGCGTGACTGGACCGGCAGCTACTCGAAAAGCATCATCCTCATCAACGGGTTCACCATCGTAACGCTGGTGATGTGGAGCGTAGAATTAATATACGTACATCGGAGGCAAAACCGCGCCAGACAGAAAGTACCACCACCTTCCGAGGCGGTAACGATTCTCGTTTCCTGA
- the LOC128708189 gene encoding pre-mRNA-splicing factor syf1 homolog, whose product MPIASEVNLAEVFFNEEDLPYEEEILRNAYSVKHWMRYVEHKRNAPRFVINTVFERALKELPGSYKLWYNYLKTLRKQVKGKCITDSEYEEVNNAFERALVFMHKMPRIWMDYCAFMTFQCKITRTRQVFDRALRALPITQHHRIWPLYLEFLKCFDIPETAVRVWRRYLKLCPEDAEEYVEFLQSIGHLDEAAQQLASIVDNENFVSKHGKSNHQLWNELCELISKNPNKVHSLNVDGIIRGGLRRYTDQLGHLWNSLAGYYVRSGLFDRARDIYEEAIQTVTTVRDFSQVFDAYAQFEELSLSKVMEMLGSNPNPTEDNEIDVELRMARFEYLMERRLLLLNSVLLRQNPHNVAEWHKRVELYEGKPHEIINTYTEAVHTVQPKLAVGKLYTLWVAFAKFYETNKQLADARIVFEKAVQVDYLKVDELASVWCEWAEMEIRQEQYDEALRIMQRATAMPKRKVAYHDDTETVQMRVYKSLKLWSMYADLEESFGTFKTCKQVYDRIIDLKICTPQIIINYGMFLEEHNYFEEAFKAYEKGIALFKWPNVYDIWNTYLTKFLNRYGGQKLERARDLFEQCLDGCPSELAKNLYLLYAKLEEQHGLARHAMAVYERATTAVKEEEMYAMFNLYIKKAAEIYGIPRTRQIYEKAIEVLPEADSRKMCVLFAEMETKLGEIDRARAIYAHCSQMCDPRITADFWQTWKEFEIRHGNEDTMREMLRIKRSIQATYNTQISMMSAALINAAVTTGEPPKDAMRALEVKAAETTARAIAAVGASGGNIMFVRGETQGGTAKDDRVVNPDEIDIDDDEEDDEEDEEENAAEGDGVGGADVSKKIPIERQSIPAKVFGSLRREVEDKEDNEMDE is encoded by the exons ATGCCGATCGCATCGGAAGTGAACCTGGCGGAAGTATTCTTC AACGAAGAAGACCTGCCGTATGAAGAGGAAATTCTTCGTAATGCCTACTCCGTGAAGCACTGGATGCGCTACGTGGAGCACAAACGGAACGCACCACGATTCGTTATCAACACCGTGTTTGAGCGAGCGCTAAAGGAACTTCCCGGTTCGTACAAACTCTGGTACAACTATCTCAAAACACTGCGGAAGCAGGTGAAGGGCAAATGCATTACGGACAGCGAGTACGAGGAGGTGAACAATGCGTTTGAGCGCGCGCTCGTGTTCATGCACAAGATGCCCCGCATCTGGATGGATTACTGTGCGTTCATGACGTTCCAGTGCAAGATAACGCGTACGCGGCAAGTGTTCGACCGTGCGCTCCGAGCCCTTCCCATCACCCAGCACCATCGCATTTGGCCACTGTACTTGGAGTTTTTGAAATGCTTCGACATACCCGAAACGGCGGTCCGGGTATGGCGCCGCTACCTAAAGCTATGTCCCGAGGATGCCGAAGAGTATGTCGAGTTCTTGCAATCGATTGGTCACCTGGACGAAGCGGCCCAACAGCTGGCCAGCATAGTCGATAACGAAAACTTTGTGTCCAAGCACGGCAAATCGAACCATCAGTTGTGGAACGAGCTTTGTGAGCTGATTTCCAAAAATCCAAACAAAGTGCACTCGCTGAACGTGGACGGGATTATCCGGGGTGGACTGCGGCGCTACACCGATCAGTTGGGCCATTTATGGAACTCGCTCGCGGGGTACTACGTGCGCAGTGGACTGTTTGATCGGGCACGAGACATCTACGAGGAAGCCATCCAAACGGTAACGACTGTGCGCGACTTCAGTCAGGTGTTCGATGCGTACGCACAATTTGAAGAGCTAAGTCTTAGCAAGGTGATGGAGATGTTGGGGAGCAACCCGAATCCCACCGAAGACAATGAGATAGATGTGGAGCTACGGATGGCACGGTTCGAGTATCTCATGGAACGtcgattgttgctgctgaacaGTGTGCTTCTGCGCCAGAACCCGCATAACGTTGCCGAGTGGCACAAGCGGGTAGAGCTGTACGAAGGCAAACCTCACGAAATCATCAACACCTACACGGAAGCGGTGCATACGGTACAGCCCAAGCTGGCGGTCGGAAAACTCTACACACTGTGGGTGGCTTTCGCAAAGTTTTACGAGACCAACAAACAGCTGGCGGATGCTCGTATCGTGTTCGAAAAGGCGGTTCAAGTCGACTATCTGAAGGTGGATGAACTGGCCAGTGTTTGGTGCGAGTGGGCAGAGATGGAGATTCGCCAGGAACAGTATGATGAAGCGCTACGCATCATGCAACGGGCAACGGCAATGCCGAAAAGAAAAGTGGCCTACCACGATGACACGGAGACGGTGCAGATGCGGGTGTACAAGTCGCTCAAACTGTGGTCTATGTATGCGGACCTGGAGGAAAGCTTCGGTACGTTCAAGACGTGCAAGCAGGTGTACGATCGTATCATTGATTTGAAAATCTGCACACCGCAAATCATCATCAATTACGGCATGTTTCTGGAGGAACACAACTACTTCGAGGAAGCGTTCAAGGCGTACGAGAAGGGTATTGCTTTGTTCAAATGGCCCAATGTGTACGACATCTGGAACACGTACCTGACCAAGTTCCTGAACCGCTACGGAGGTCAGAAGCTGGAACGAGCTCGCGATCTGTTCGAGCAGTGTTTGGACGGTTGTCCATCGGAGCTGGCCAAAAACCTGTACCTGTTGTACGCGAAGTTGGAGGAACAGCACGGTCTGGCACGACATGCAATGGCGGTATACGAGCGGGCCACCACCGCCGTCAAAGAAGAGGAAATGTACGCAATGTTCAATCTCTACATCAAGAAGGCGGCCGAAATCTATGGCATTCCGCGTACGCGCCAGATCTACGAGAAAGCGATCGAAGTACTGCCGGAGGCGGACTCGCGGAAGATGTGCGTCCTGTTTGCCGAGATGGAAACGAAGCTGGGTGAAATCGATCGCGCTCGGGCAATCTACGCCCACTGCAGCCAAATGTGCGATCCGCGCATAACAGCCGACTTCTGGCAGACGTGGAAAGAGTTCGAAATTCGGCACGGCAACGAGGACACGATGAGGGAAATGTTGCGCATTAAGCGGTCGATTCAAGCGACGTACAACACCCAAATCAGCATGATGTCAGCAGCACTGATCAACGCAGCGGTTACGACCGGCGAACCACCGAAGGATGCGATGCGCGCACTGGAGGTAAAGGCGGCCGAAACGACGGCTCGGGCGATAGCAGCAGTTGGTGCGTCTGGCGGCAACATTATGTTCGTGCGCGGTGAAACACAAGGAGGAACCGCAAAGGACGATCGTGTGGTTAATCCCGACGAAATCGACATTGACGACGATGAGGAGGATGATGAGGAAGATGAGGAAGAAAATGCCGCAGAAggtgatggtgttggtggtgcggATGTCAGCAAAAAGATACCCATCGAGCGCCAGAGCATTCCTGCGAAAGTATTCGGCAGTCTTCGTCGGGAAGTGGAAGATAAGGAAGATAACGAAATGGATGAATAA
- the LOC128719520 gene encoding eIF-2-alpha kinase GCN2: MAKKETFRERQENELEVIKSIFHDEVEDLRPRNGKWKPLELRLHLTPQRGSAKEAYVKADLYISCSAKYPKCSPKLELKNAVGLSDSLVREFTEKLQQLADDLKGEVMIFELANNVQAFLHQHNVPPKGSFYDEMLANQQKQALARQNTLQAEENLKRQAMQDELQRRKKELERTRRESRQSLNESSPMHRLHSTSSTENSDGAFCFDHRRSELLYFRDGRKVLRGSCLGHSQRGCIAYAGIDQQTGELVYLTEWTLCYDGEPMAEARTIRGRPVETVVGDMERMLESLIPLKHKHLIAYEGILCRMGKEALTLFVVQEFILGTSLFSISGSLGWSVEGASMVAKGTLEALIYLHNNGVSHDNLSDSTVFMDNAGMVRVADFRLIPYIQELEDGQHLLHQSLRTSDLPALGGVIEALLAPHSEMKDFVERCKSERTISATELLDHPFLRPTLMHTDPTAAVGHQQLSVAVQKTQHGPTVGQRSENGQQHLVPYMPLVMNGSGTGHEKSRIQTEFELLSYLGKGAYGDVLKVRNKLDNREYAIKRIRLPARSKQFYKKMIREVELLSRLNHENVVRYYNSWMEATSASEITVTDTEGEMAGMLSSCEWSVATGPKRRASRVRRSATGADVVKKAISDKNIDCFVDFMPNDSSSDDDDDDDDDTNDLDEDSSSSSSSSTADESSDSTDDHRKLDDQSVDDSSGGIEFVGSNGEAPSYNSYGEDLVEQSGIGEGKKLPAVTTHNLPEVLYMYIQMEFCEKSTLRTAIDGDLYQDIDRVWRLFREIVEGLSHIHQQGMIHRDLKPVNIFLDSRDQVKIGDFGLATTSILALQNQGHQNAPSTQIDTLPGKSSDIGYSLTGKVGTALYVAPELTGNASRSTYNQKVDLYSLGIILFEMSSAPLNTGMERVKTLMDLRSELIRLPETLLSDARYSRLVQVIRWLLSHDPQKRPTAEELLCSELVPRTRLEAEEIQDVVRHILSNPQSRHYKHLIARCFAQESDPVCELSYHFDMVPMVPVLPRFDYVKAKLVALFRKHGAIEIVTPLLTPYTKQHAARSNTVKLMTHSGSVVTLPDDLRVPFLRYIALNGIKNIRRYSIGRVYREKKVFNFHPKQLYECAFDIVTPSRGHLITDAELLAIATDVMRELDLLQGRNVFFRLNHIGLLRAILIHCNVPPDKYRELFELVAEYLDEKISKFQCSSQISALLVGATAKVNVNYLCEALQLELSSVELLGGSILKSIIRGKGEAASLAKVAVRDLETVVASAQNMGVQCPLNVCPGLPVNYERAKTGGIVWQMLGELKSKRKNPLTTIAVGGRYDGKMAEFQKSGINNGLQVPKVDLSGAGFSFLLDKLVNAIAPTAGYEPIEVLICVTGSRPQLKEVAQILRPLWSNGIKTCVMETSAGAVDDLGKEAGANVVILLGDGGELRVRSWNHDRFQERHVTRPDLMAYILRTFRRSDVSTGEISQSLQTTSLGGSLTSASFSYSSSFTATSTSASMRLSSAGSTAANQQQTINNSPALNLVFLTSEKVNTSKKRRYEHQVEHKLSPVLSKFHRKEKVTLIMVDVPSAPLRGLVGLIDPLECGSQEDDDLVPGSTTDRAELQSLCERYPKHKRQLMEIYNEIVDLFAQSKGTTPIVGLYSVIDSFCRLIL; encoded by the exons ATGGCAAAGAAGGAAACGTTTCGTGAACGACAAGAAAACGAGCTAGAAGTGATAAAG TCCATTTTTCACGATGAAGTTGAAGATTTGCGACCGAGGAATGGGAAGTGGAAACCCTTGGAGCTACGATTGCATCTTACGCCTCAGAGAGGATCTGCTAAGGAAGCATACGTGAAGGCGGACCTCTACATCAGCTGCTCGGCAAAGTATCCAAAGTG CTCACCGAAGCTGGAGCTAAAGAATGCCGTCGGACTGTCCGACAGTTTGGTACGCGAGTTTACCGAGAAGCTTCAGCAGCTAGCCGATGACTTGAAAGGGGAAGTGATGATTTTTGAGCTGGCCAACAACGTACAAGCCTTCCTGCATCAGCACAATGTACCACCGAAGGGTAGCTTCTACGATGAAATGCTGGCCAATCAGCAGAAACAAGCGCTGGCCCGGCAAAACACGCTGCAGGCCGAGGAAAACCTCAAGCGGCAAGCAATGCAGGACGAGCTGCAGCGACGTAAGAAGGAGCTCGAGCGCACTAGGAGGGAATCGCGCCAGAGCCTGAACGAGTCGAGCCCCATGCACCGATTGCACTCAACCTCTTCGACGGAGAACAGTGACGGTGCGTTCTGTTTCGACCATCGGCGCAGCGAGTTGCTTTACTTTCGGGACGGTCGGAAAGTTCTTCGGGGCTCTTGTTTGGGACACTCTCAACGTGGATGCATCGCGTATGCTGGAATTGATCAACAAACCGGCGAGCTGGTATATCTTACGGAGTGGACGCTGTGCTACGATGGTGAACCGATGGCTGAAGCCAGAACCATCCGTGGTAGACCGGTGGAAACAGTTGTGGGAGATATGGAGCGAATGTTGGAAAGTTTAATCCCTCTGAAGCATAAGCATTTGATCGCGTACGAAGGCATCCTGTGTAGGATGGGCAAGGAAGCGTTGACACTGTTTGTGGTGCAGGAATTTATTCTCGGAACGAGCTTATTCAGTATTTCCGGTTCTCTCGGTTGGAGTGTCGAGGGTGCTAGCATGGTGGCGAAAGGAACGCTGGAAGCATTGATCTACCTCCACAACAATGGTGTATCGCACGACAATCTGTCCGATTCGACCGTATTTATGGATAATGCTGGAATGGTGCGTGTTGCTGACTTTCGTTTGATACCTTACATTCAGGAGTTGGAAGATGGCCAACATTTGCTGCATCAATCGCTTCGTACCTCAGATTTGCCAGCTCTGGGTGGGGTAATCGAAGCGCTTCTTGCACCTCACTCGGAGATGAAAGATTTCGTCGAAAGATGTAAATCGGAGCGAACCATCTCGGCCACCGAATTACTTGATCATCCATTTTTAAGGCCAACTCTAATGCACACGGATCCTACAGCGGCTGTGGGTCATCAGCAGCTCTCGGTGGCAGTGCAGAAAACTCAACACGGCCCAACGGTTGGTCAGCGTTCGGAAAACGGCCAACAACATCTCGTACCGTACATGCCACTCGTAATGAATGGTTCCGGAACCGGGCACGAAAAGTCACGCATTCAGACAGAGTTCGAACTGCTTTCTTATCTCGGAAAGGGAGCATACGGCGACGTGCTGAAGGTGCGTAACAAGCTGGACAATCGTGAATATGCGATCAAGCGCATACGATTACCGGCTCGAAGTAAACAGTTCTACAAGAAAATGATCCGCGAGGTGGAACTCCTGTCGCGACTGAATCACGAAAATGTCGTCCGGTACTACAACAGCTGGATGGAGGCAACAAGCGCCTCCGAAATAACGGTCACCGATACGGAAGGAGAAATGGCCGGAATGCTGAGCAGTTGCGAGTGGTCTGTTGCAACTGGACCAAAGAGAAGAGCTTCGCGCGTCCGCCGAAGCGCCACAGGTGCTGACGTGGTGAAGAAAGCTATCAGCGATAAGAATATCGATTGCTTCGTAGACTTCATGCCTAACGACTCGAgcagcgatgatgatgatgatgatgacgacgatacAAATGATCTCGATGAagatagcagcagcagcagcagcagcagtactgCTGATGAGAGTAGCGATTCCACCGACGATCACCGTAAATTGGACGATCAAAGCGTTGACGACAGTTCGGGAGGGATAGAATTCGTAGGATCAAACGGTGAGGCACCTTCGTACAATAGTTATGGAGAAGATTTGGTGGAACAGAGCGGTATTGGTGAAGGCAAAAAGCTGCCAGCCGTTACGACACACAATCTGCCCGAGGTACTGTACATGTACATCCAGATGGAGTTTTGCGAGAAGAGCACGCTACGAACGGCGATCGATGGTGACCTGTACCAGGATATTGATCGCGTCTGGCGCCTGTTCCGAGAAATCGTGGAAGGTTTAAGCCACATCCATCAGCAGGGAATGATCCATCGGGATCTGAAACCGGTCAACATTTTCCTCGATTCGCGGGATCAGGTAAAGATTGGCGATTTTGGTCTTGCGACAACCAGCATTCTGGCCCTTCAGAATCAAGGCCATCAAAACG CACCGTCTACGCAAATCGATACACTACCGGGAAAGTCCTCTGACATTGGTTACTCGCTAACGGGCAAGGTTGGCACTGCCTTGTACGTGGCACCAGAACTAACAGGCAACGCGTCTCGCTCTACGTACAACCAAAAGGTCGACCTATATTCGCTCGGTATTATATTGTTCGAAATGAGCTCTGCACCACTAAACACCGGGATGGAGCGCGTTAAAACGTTGATGGACCTTCGGTCGGAGTTGATTAGATTGCCGGAAACGCTTCTCTCCGATGCGCGCTACAGTCGATTGGTGCAGGTGATCCGCTGGCTGTTGAGTCACGATCCCCAAAAGCGTCCCACCGCGGAGGAACTGCTCTGTTCCGAGCTTGTTCCACGTACACGTCTCGAAGCCGAGGAAATACAGGATGTGGTGAGACACATTCTATCGAATCCTCAATCACGGCACTACAAACATCTGATAGCGCGCTGCTTTGCGCAGGAAAGTGATCCGGTCTGTGAGTTAAGCTACCACTTCGACATGGTACCGATGGTACCGGTACTACCCCGTTTCGATTACGTGAAAGCGAAGCTGGTCGCTCTCTTCCGGAAGCATGGAGCGATTGAGATCGTTACGCCACTGCTAACGCCATATACGAAACAGCACGCTGCCCGGTCGAACACGGTCAAGCTAATGACACACTCCGGTAGCGTGGTGACCTTACCGGACGATCTGAGGGTACCGTTCTTGCGGTACATCGCGCTAAACGGTATCAAAAACATTCGCCGCTATTCGATCGGGCGTGTGTATCGCGAGAAAAAGGTATTCAACTTTCACCCGAAGCAGCTGTACGAGTGTGCATTCGATATTGTGACTCCTAGCAGGG GACATCTCATCACCGATGCGGAACTGCTAGCAATTGCGACGGATGTGATGCGGGAGCTAGATTTGCTTCAAGGGCGAAACGTGTTCTTCCGCCTCAACCACATCGGACTGTTGCGGGCGATACTCATACACTGCAATGTGCCACCGGACAAATATCGCGAACTGTTCGAACTTGTGGCCGAATATCTCGATGAAAAAATCTCGAAATTTCAATGTTCGTCGCAGATAAGCGCTTTGCTGGTAGGTGCCACAGCGAAGGTAAACGTGAACTATCTGTGTGAAGCGCTGCAACTAGAGCTATCGTCCGTTGAACTGCTTGGTGGCAGCATCCTTAAGAGCATTATCCGTGGCAAGGGTGAGGCAGCCAGTCTGGCGAAGGTAGCCGTCCGTGATCTCGAAACGGTGGTTGCTTCGGCACAGAACATGGGCGTACAGTGTCCGCTGAACGTGTGCCCCGGGCTACCGGTGAATTATGAGCGCGCAAAGACCGGTGGCATTGTTTGGCAGATGCTCGGTGAGCTGAAGTCGAAACGTAAAAATCCTCTCACAACGATCGCGGTCGGTGGACGATACGACGGCAAAATGGCAGAGTTTCA AAAATCCGGAATAAACAACGGGCTTCAAGTACCGAAAGTGGATCTAAGCGGTGCCGGGTTTTCCTTCCTGCTCGATAAGCTTGTAAACGCTATTGCCCCAACGGCCGGGTATGAACCGATCGAGGTGCTGATTTGTGTGACCGGATCTCGACCGCAGCTCAAAGAGGTCGCCCAGATTTTGAGACCGCTCTGGTCGAACGGTATCAAAACGTGCGTGATGGAAACGAGTGCTGGTGCGGTGGATGATCTGGGCAAGGAGGCCGGGGCCAATGTGGTCATACTGCTAGGAGATGGCGGAGAACTACGTGTGCGCTCATGGAACCATGATCGCTTTCAAGAACGGCATGTCACCCGTCCCGATTTAATGGCATACATTCTGCGTACGTTCCGCCGATCGGATGTGAGCACGGGCGAAATTTCTCAATCGCTTCAAACCACCTCCCTCGGTGGATCTTTAACGTCCGCATCCTTTTCCTATTCATCGTCGTTTACGGCCACCTCGACGTCCGCCTCGATGAGGCTCAGTTCAGCTGGGTCGACCGCGGCCAATCAACAGCAAACGATCAACAACTCTCCAGCACTCAACCTCGTGTTTCTGACCAGTGAGAAGGTCAATACGAGCAAAAAGCGCCGCTACGAGCATCAAGTTGAGCATAAGCTATCTCCCGTGCTGTCCAAGTTTCATCGCAAGGAAAAGGTCACGCTCATTATGGTGGATGTGCCAAGTGCTCCGCTTCGCGGGCTAGTTGGTTTGATTGATCCACTTGAGTGTGGATCCCAGGAGGACGACGATTTGGTGCCCGGGTCCACTACCGATCGCGCAGAGCTGCAAAGCCTGTGCGAACGGTATCCCAAGCACAAGCGGCAGCTGATGGAAATCTACAATGAAATAGTCGACCTTTTTGCCCAAAGCAAGGGAACGACACCAATCGTCGGACTGTACAGTGTCATCGATTCATTCTGCCGGTTAATCCTGTGA